CAAAAGAATCAAAGAAAGCATATGATGTTCGAAAGATAATCGCAGAATTGGTAGATGATGATAGTTTTTTTGAAATTCAGGAAAATCATGCCCGTAATCTTATAATAGGACTTGCCAAATTGAATCAATTAACAGTTGGGATTGTTGCCAGTCAGCCTGCATTTTTAGGCGGAGCTTTAGACTGTGATTCCAGTGACAAAGGTGCACGTTTTGTAAGGTTCTGTGACGCCAACAATATTCCTTTAATTACCTTGGTAGACGTTCCGGGCTTTTTACCGGGTCTGGTACAAGAGAATGATGGTATTATCAGGCATGGTGCAAAGCTTCTTTATGCCTATGCGGAGGCTACTACTATAAAATTAACGGTAATTTTAAGAAAAGCTTACGGAGGCGCTTATATTGCTATGTGCAGTAAGCATCTTCGGGCAGATATGGTTTATTGTTGGCCGGAAGCAGAAATTGCTGTTATGGGGGCAGAGGGAGCAGTACCGATTATTTATGGCAATCAACTAAAGGGGATGATGGAGGATGAGAAAAAAGTCTTTTTGGAAGAGCAGCTTGTGAACTATAAAAAGCAATATATTAATGCCAATACAGCATTAGAAGAGGGCTTTGTTGACGAATTGCTTCTGCCAGAGGAGACAAGAGATAGATTGTATAGAGATTTGGTAGCTTTAGAAGGCAAAAAGGATTTGATACAGATTCATAAAAAACACGGTAACATACCGCTTTAATAGACAGATGGTTTAGGGTGTGTTTGAACTTTTCATGCCGGAACAAGCAGTTTTCGGACACATCCAGGCAAAGAAGGGGAGAATTATGCTGGTAACTATGATGAAGAGTAAAATACATAAAGCTACGGTAACAGAAGCAAACCTCGGATATATGGGTAGTATAACCATTGATCAGGATTTGATGGATGCTGCTGGAATATTAATTGGAGAAAAAGTACAGATTGTAAATAATTATAACGGAGCCAGATTTGAAACATATACGATTAGCGGAGAACCGGGAAGCGGAATACTTTGCCTGAATGGAGCGGCTGCCAGGCTGGTACAGCCGGGAGATGAAGTAATTATCATTGCTTATGGAATGATGGAAGAGGAGGAAGCAAAAAGCTTTCATGGGAGTGTTGTATTTGTTGACAAAAGTAACCAGATAACGCAAAGGATTGACAGAGAAATACCAGGTGTGCTTGTTTAAATAACAACATTATCTAAAGTAAGGACTAAAAAAACTAGGACAATACTATTGTGTTGACACAATCAATAATAGTAAGAAGGTACGTAGGAATGAATAACTCTTATGTACCTTTTTTAGGTGGTTAATATTACTTAACAATTGCGATTAGATTCAACTTACTTGTACAGCCAGAATAAGTATGATATATTTATTTTAGTAAAGCATTATATTGTGTTGTTCTGTATAGAGGAAAGGTAAGGTTGACTATGGGACTAAATGATACACCGGCAGCCGATCGGATACATATCGGTTTTTTTGGAAAAAGGAATGTGGGAAAATCCAGCATTGTCAATGCAGTTACAGGACAGGAGCTGGCTGTTGTATCGGATATAAAAGGTACTACTACGGATCCTGTTTACAAGGCGATGGAATTGCTTCCTATGGGGCCGGTTATGATAGTAGATACCCCGGGTATCGATGATGTGGGGGAGCTTGGAGAATTACGTGTTAAAAAAACCAAGCAAGTATTAAATAAGACAGATGTGGCAGTTTTAGTTATTGATGGAACCACCGGTAAATCCGAGGAAGATATAGCGTTATTACAACTTTTTAAAGAAAAAGATATAAGTTACATTGTGGTATATAATAAGTCTGATTTGACAGATTTTAGAAATTCTGATGCAGAACAGGAAATCTATGTAAGCGCAAAAAACAAGATAAATATCGAAGCATTAAAAGAAAAGATTGCTTCACTGGCACCAACAGATTCCTCCAAACTAAGAATAGTTGCTGACTTAATAAAACCTTCTGATTTTGTAGTGCTGGTTACACCTATTGATAAAGCTGCACCCAAGGGAAGGCTAATACTACCTCAGCAGCAGACAATTCGCGATATTCTGGAAGCAGATGCGATTGCTATTGTAGTAAAAGAATACGAATTAAGAGAAACGCTAAGTAACTTAGGTAAGAAACCAAGTCTTGTCATTACAGACAGTCAGGTCTTTGCAAAAGTATCAGCGGATACTGAAAGAGACATTCCTTTAACCTCCTTTTCTATACTATTTGCCAGGTATAAGGGATTGCTAAATGCAGCAGTTAAGGGAGTAACAGCTTTAGAGGAATTAGAGGATGGAGACACCCTTCTAATATCTGAAGGCTGCACCCATCACCGTCAGTGTGATGATATCGGCCAAGTAAAGCTACCGAGATGGATAAAGAATTATACAGGAAAGGAACTACATTTTGAATTTACTTCCGGTGGGGAATTTCCCTTGGATTTAAACAAATATAAATTAGTTGTTCACTGCGGTGGCTGTATGCTTCCGGAACGTGAGATTAAGTTTCGGATGAAATGTGCAGAGGATCAAAAGGTTCCTATCACCAATTATGGTACGCTGATTGCCTATATGCAGGGTATTTTAAGGCGGAGTTTAGAACCGTTTCCCCATCTTTTGGCAGAGTTGGAGGACTAAAGTATGAGAATGGAACAAGACAGTCTGGGAGAAATGGAGCTGCCAGACAATATATTATATGGTATTCAAAGTGCAAGGGCAAAAGATAATTTTGCACTAAACTATAAAAGCACTAACTTACATCTAATATATGCCATTGTTAAGGTTAAAAAAGCTGCGGCATTAACTTACGAAAAGCTTGGAATCGGTAAAAAAGAGATCTATCCCTATATTATCAGAGCATGTGATGAAATCTTGTCTGGGATATGGAAGGAGCAGTTTCCCATAGATGCTCTCCAGGGAGGTGCCGGGACCTCTGCAAATATGAATGTCAATGAAGTAATTGCGAATATTGCGTTGCAATTAATGGGTAAAAATACAGGCGAATATGAATTTATCCATCCGTTAGAGGATGTTAACCGGGGGCAGTCCACCAATGATATTTATCCGTCCGCTCTAAGAATTGCGTCCATTGAACTGCTGAGAAATCTAAGTGAGAGCTGTGCTAAGCTTCAACAGTCCTTGCAGGAAAGAGAAAATGAGTTTGAAGATATCAAGAAACTAGGACGAACGGAGCTTATGGATGCAATCCCAATTACTCTTGGGAACGAATTTGGTGCCTATGCACAGGCAATATCCAGGGATCGTTGGAGACTTTATAAGGTGGAAGAAAGATTAAGGCAGATAAATCTAGGAGGGACTGCCGTTGGTAATGCAAGCAATGCAGATAAAAAATACCGGTTTTTGGTTATTGAAAAACTAAGGGAATTAACGGACATGGGGTTGGCGGCAGCAGAATATCCTATGGATATTACGCAGAATAATGACGTATTTGTTGAGGTCTCAGGCTTATTAAAAGCTCTGGCGGTAAATCTTATGAAAATATCCAATGATCTGCGGTTAATGAATTCCGGTCCCCATGGAGGCTTTGGGGAGATAAGACTTGCACCGGTTCAGATGGGAAGTACTATTATGCCGGGAAAAGTAAATCCGGTGATACCGGAAATGGTTATGCAGACGGCCATTAAGGTAATAGCGAATGATTGTGCCATTACAACAGCAGCTGCGCATGGTGAATTTGAACTAAATGCATTTCTGCCATTAATTGCAGAAGCTCTATTAGAGAGCTTAAGTATATTAGAACGGGCGGTTACCTTATTGCGGCTTAAATGTGTGGAAACCTTACAGCCGGATAAGGAAAGGTGTCTTGAACTATTAAGTCAGTCTTATGCCTTTGCAACAGCATACACTTCTAAGTTAGGCTATGACACGGTAAGCCGAATTATTAAGGAAAATAGCGGCAATGTAAATGCCATAAAAAGTGCATTAGACAATTATAGGGTCGATTGATAAATCATAAGAGTTGCTCATTGACATAAGAGCCGGGGGGGATTAGAATATAGGAAATATACATGGGTAATTGGGCAACTATTTATTCAAAGTCAATTTCACATTACGTATAAACGTACATGAATGGAGGTATAAGATGTTTCCGGGGAATAAATACAAAGCGGTAACCTTTAGTTATGATGATGGGGTTACACAAGATAAAAGACTGGTAGATATCTTTCATAAGTATGGTCTAAAGGCTACGTTTAATTTGAATTCCGGGTTGCAAAGCGGAGCCAGTAGTTTTACTAAAAATGATATTGTAATTAGACGTATGAATGTTGAAGGATTAAAAAAGCTGTATCAGGGTCATGAAATAGCGGTTCATACTTTGACACATCCATTTCTTGAAAAGCAGGATGCAGAGACCGTATATAATGAAGTTCTTCAGGATAAGAAAAATCTAGAGCAGATATTTGAGCAGAATATCCAAGGAATGGCTTACCCGTTTGGAACTTATAATGATGAAGTAAAAAAAATCGTTAAAGATTGTGGTATCCGTTATTCTCGAACTGTTGAGACTACGGAGGACTTTTTACCGCAGAAGGATTTGCTGGCATTTAAGAGCACCTGTCACCATAATAACCCGAATCTCATGAAGTTAGCAGAACAATTTGTACATTCAGAGGTGAAAGAAGTACAAATATTCTATATATGGGGACACAGTTATGAATTTGAAGTGGACCAGAATTGGGACGTAATAGAAGAGTTCTGCCGTTTTATTAGCCGCAGGGATGATATTTTCTATGGTACTAATGAAGAAGTACTTCTTTGTAACCATGAATAAATAGGAAGAAAAGCTGTCAGAAGCCCCATAACTATGCTTGCGGGGCTTCTGACAGCTTATTCTAATTATTATGCATTTTTTTATTCATATCTTAAGTAAATTCTGATAGCGTTTTCTTAAGACAACCTTCCCAACGACTATAGGACATACTTTAAATGCCACAGTTATTGAAGTTTATAGCGAAGCTCCAATTCTGTAGTCATATCTTCAAAAGCTATGAAGATTTTATCACTGGGATAGATAATAACCGGCGTGTTTTTAGCAACAGTTCTGGAACCTATGAGGATAGTATCCCTTGTATTGTGGATTAATTCAATGGAATTACCTACCTTTGGGGAAAACCATATCTTTTCCGCATCAGGCAGAGTAGTGTCAATCCCTCTGGATTTTAAAAGCTTAGCCAGACTTAGACCTTTATTCGGATAATCCGTTAAAAGCCATTTGAGGGGAGGAATCTCCATATCCTCTTTCGTGGAGAGAAAATATCCCACTAGTACACCGGTAAAGGCTGGTTTTGGCATGGCTGCTCTTTTTCTGATATAGTGTATAATGCAGAAGGTTATAACTGTAATCACAAGGATTGCAGCACTAATAGAGATTGTAATTGTAATTTTATAGTGGTATTTCCAAATGGGCAGGGTTTTAACTGTAATGGAAGCAGTGGCGGTGTCTCCTGCCGTATCTCTGGCCTGAATTATTATGGTGGTGTCTCCGGTGGCTAAAGGTGTTATGGATAATTGGTTTTGTGTTAATAGAGTTTCCATTCTGGCACCCTGATTTGACACAATAGAGTAGGTGAGCAGGTCATTGTCATCATCCGTAAAAAGCTCGTCCATATTATAGATCCTTGCTGTTTTGGTCTTAGCAAAGGTTTCATCAATATCTTTTACTTTAATAGGCGGATTATTATTCACGTCA
The nucleotide sequence above comes from Anaerocolumna cellulosilytica. Encoded proteins:
- a CDS encoding aspartate ammonia-lyase; protein product: MRMEQDSLGEMELPDNILYGIQSARAKDNFALNYKSTNLHLIYAIVKVKKAAALTYEKLGIGKKEIYPYIIRACDEILSGIWKEQFPIDALQGGAGTSANMNVNEVIANIALQLMGKNTGEYEFIHPLEDVNRGQSTNDIYPSALRIASIELLRNLSESCAKLQQSLQERENEFEDIKKLGRTELMDAIPITLGNEFGAYAQAISRDRWRLYKVEERLRQINLGGTAVGNASNADKKYRFLVIEKLRELTDMGLAAAEYPMDITQNNDVFVEVSGLLKALAVNLMKISNDLRLMNSGPHGGFGEIRLAPVQMGSTIMPGKVNPVIPEMVMQTAIKVIANDCAITTAAAHGEFELNAFLPLIAEALLESLSILERAVTLLRLKCVETLQPDKERCLELLSQSYAFATAYTSKLGYDTVSRIIKENSGNVNAIKSALDNYRVD
- the hydF gene encoding [FeFe] hydrogenase H-cluster maturation GTPase HydF, which encodes MGLNDTPAADRIHIGFFGKRNVGKSSIVNAVTGQELAVVSDIKGTTTDPVYKAMELLPMGPVMIVDTPGIDDVGELGELRVKKTKQVLNKTDVAVLVIDGTTGKSEEDIALLQLFKEKDISYIVVYNKSDLTDFRNSDAEQEIYVSAKNKINIEALKEKIASLAPTDSSKLRIVADLIKPSDFVVLVTPIDKAAPKGRLILPQQQTIRDILEADAIAIVVKEYELRETLSNLGKKPSLVITDSQVFAKVSADTERDIPLTSFSILFARYKGLLNAAVKGVTALEELEDGDTLLISEGCTHHRQCDDIGQVKLPRWIKNYTGKELHFEFTSGGEFPLDLNKYKLVVHCGGCMLPEREIKFRMKCAEDQKVPITNYGTLIAYMQGILRRSLEPFPHLLAELED
- the panD gene encoding aspartate 1-decarboxylase, which translates into the protein MLVTMMKSKIHKATVTEANLGYMGSITIDQDLMDAAGILIGEKVQIVNNYNGARFETYTISGEPGSGILCLNGAAARLVQPGDEVIIIAYGMMEEEEAKSFHGSVVFVDKSNQITQRIDREIPGVLV
- a CDS encoding polysaccharide deacetylase family protein, producing MFPGNKYKAVTFSYDDGVTQDKRLVDIFHKYGLKATFNLNSGLQSGASSFTKNDIVIRRMNVEGLKKLYQGHEIAVHTLTHPFLEKQDAETVYNEVLQDKKNLEQIFEQNIQGMAYPFGTYNDEVKKIVKDCGIRYSRTVETTEDFLPQKDLLAFKSTCHHNNPNLMKLAEQFVHSEVKEVQIFYIWGHSYEFEVDQNWDVIEEFCRFISRRDDIFYGTNEEVLLCNHE